A window of Glycine soja cultivar W05 chromosome 13, ASM419377v2, whole genome shotgun sequence genomic DNA:
GATTCCAGACAATCATAAAGTTAGTTAATGACAATGTACATCACTTCAAAACATACCTTTTGGATTACATAGTTGCCAAATACATCAGTTATTAATTTTGAAGTATGTGGAAGAACCTCTTTGAATACTAATTCCTTCTCTTCAACGCCACAGCTTTCCAACTTCTGCTGTATAAAACGGCTCCCATGCTGATCAGTGCtggagttaataaaaaaaatgaacttaatttcCAAAGCCAAGGAATTGATAAAGTGATAGGTAAAAAGACCACCGAAAATAGTACTTGCCTAAATTCAACTATATGTCCAATAATATCGGATAGCTCAAATCTGCGACCTTTGCCAGATTTTAACTCTTCAAGAAAAATAGCAATTTTGGGGTCGTGAGCACTGTCAAAGGCTCTTTGACCTTGCCATCCAGATAATAAACCTCCATTTCTACCAGAAGCTGGAGAGCGTTTCATTTCATTCCTTCCACCTAGAAGGCCAGGACTACTTTCTGGGTATCCTGATAAAACTGGTCTACAAAGTGGGGAACTTGGATACTGGGGTACAAAACCCAAATTTGAAGGGTGTCCAAAATAACCAGGGTGTATTAGCCCATCTCTATTAGAATTCAAATTAGCACCAGTTTTctgattatgtaattttttgtcATCCAAGTAAGCACCACTATTGGGCCTTTTTTGGGAATCAAAGGGACCAATTTGGCCGCCAACACTGGCTCTAGGTGCCAGCAGATGAGCAGATACACCATATCCCTCCACAAAAGgttgttgatgatattgcatGTAAATAGGATCACTAAAAGAAGGCTGCAGAGGAAATCCAAATTGTCCAAAAAACTTGTTTGCATGCATCATTTCAGCTCCGTGTGAAATGTTTCCTGCAGTAGAAGAAATCCCTGGTGCTTGGGGAGTAAAACTAGAACCAGTAGCCCCGTCAACAAGTGGTACAGAACCATGAGGAGGGTATGCAGCAATATATGGAGGAACAGCTGTGGGACTAAAAGGGTATGCACCTATATATTGCGGAGAATATATACCCAAAGCCTGCAAATTAGTGTAAAATGGATTTGCTGAGGTCATATAAGCTGCTGCTGCTGTAGCATATAGTGGAGGCGTATACCCTGATGATTGCAGTACAGGCTGGACATCAGAGGAGAACTTGCTGGGATTGTGAAGAAACTGCTCCATACCAACATATGTGCATTTTTCACTTTGAGAATTGGTGTTAGGCACCACACATGGATAGTTTTGTTGCTGGTGTTGCATCAAATTATTCTGGCAGCTGTTCTTCCATTTATCTTCATAACTCTGGCTTTCTGAATTTGGTAGATTAGATACATTGAGAGCCCTTAATTGAGATTCTACAATTGTAACATCTAAGACATTAAATCCCATGCTTCCAGTGGAATTGAGAGATGATGAGCTTGTGACAGGGGCACGGGAATCAACAGTTGATGACAGCCTTACATCATCTGCACCTATGGTAGGTTTTACAGCATCCACTGTGGTGACAGGAGGGCCAAGAGAAGAACTGGAACCAGTAT
This region includes:
- the LOC114382265 gene encoding pumilio homolog 6, chloroplastic-like isoform X2; its protein translation is MATESPIRISEAGSKWPSLKEAATFGSPSRHMATEDLGIFLNGHRFHGSGKDAVPNRSGSAPPSMEGSFLAIENLLSQNTTRNASLGSRNRAMQKYDSGKGSFHLSQGTLATHKEESEDDLTQKLYNNLLDKASGKWHRQDAASTSSQDTNLVLEDFPHIMSPVYNKSLGVVDELIDVDTGSSSSLGPPVTTVDAVKPTIGADDVRLSSTVDSRAPVTSSSSLNSTGSMGFNVLDVTIVESQLRALNVSNLPNSESQSYEDKWKNSCQNNLMQHQQQNYPCVVPNTNSQSEKCTYVGMEQFLHNPSKFSSDVQPVLQSSGYTPPLYATAAAAYMTSANPFYTNLQALGIYSPQYIGAYPFSPTAVPPYIAAYPPHGSVPLVDGATGSSFTPQAPGISSTAGNISHGAEMMHANKFFGQFGFPLQPSFSDPIYMQYHQQPFVEGYGVSAHLLAPRASVGGQIGPFDSQKRPNSGAYLDDKKLHNQKTGANLNSNRDGLIHPGYFGHPSNLGFVPQYPSSPLCRPVLSGYPESSPGLLGGRNEMKRSPASGRNGGLLSGWQGQRAFDSAHDPKIAIFLEELKSGKGRRFELSDIIGHIVEFSTDQHGSRFIQQKLESCGVEEKELVFKEVLPHTSKLITDVFGNYVIQKFFEYGSPEQRKELANRLLGQILPLSLQMYGCRVIQKALEVIDLEQKAQLVHELDGNVMRCVRDQNGNHVIQKCIESIPTKNIDFIISAFRGQIALLSMHPYGCRVIQRVLEHCSNEVQCQFIVDEILESVFTLAQDQYGNYVTQHVLERGKPQERSQIIHKLSGHIFQLSQHKFASNVVEKCLEYGDATDRQLLIAEIVGHDKQNDNLLTMMKDQFANYVIQKVFEICSENQRATLLSRIRLHAHALKKYTYGKHIVARFEQLLGEENQTNGS
- the LOC114382265 gene encoding pumilio homolog 6, chloroplastic-like isoform X1, which produces MATESPIRISEAGSKWPSLKEAATFGSPSRHMATEDLGIFLNGHRFHGSGKDAVPNRSGSAPPSMEGSFLAIENLLSQNTTRNASLGSRNRAMQKYDSGKGSFHLSQGTLATHKEESEDDLTQKLYNNLLDKASGKWHRQDAASTSSQDTNLVLEDFPHIMSPVYNKSLGVVDELIDVDTGSSSSLGPPVTTVDAVKPTIGADDVRLSSTVDSRAPVTSSSSLNSTGSMGFNVLDVTIVESQLRALNVSNLPNSESQSYEDKWKNSCQNNLMQHQQQNYPCVVPNTNSQSEKCTYVGMEQFLHNPSKFSSDVQPVLQSSGYTPPLYATAAAAYMTSANPFYTNLQALGIYSPQYIGAYPFSPTAVPPYIAAYPPHGSVPLVDGATGSSFTPQAPGISSTAGNISHGAEMMHANKFFGQFGFPLQPSFSDPIYMQYHQQPFVEGYGVSAHLLAPRASVGGQIGPFDSQKRPNSGAYLDDKKLHNQKTGANLNSNRDGLIHPGYFGHPSNLGFVPQYPSSPLCRPVLSGYPESSPGLLGGRNEMKRSPASGRNGGLLSGWQGQRAFDSAHDPKIAIFLEELKSGKGRRFELSDIIGHIVEFSTDQHGSRFIQQKLESCGVEEKELVFKEVLPHTSKLITDVFGNYVIQKFFEYGSPEQRKELANRLLGQILPLSLQMYGCRVIQKALEVIDLEQKAQLVHELDGNVMRCVRDQNGNHVIQKCIESIPTKNIDFIISAFRGQIALLSMHPYGCRVIQRVLEHCSNEVQCQFIVDEILESVFTLAQDQYGNYVTQHVLERGKPQERSQIIHKLSGHIFQLSQHKFASNVVEKCLEYGDATDRQLLIAEIVGHDKQNDNLLRTKQMDHDDNKGLAQCFHASTTSISVLQETDEILDLWAFPIEKTNATVASYLIVPTFMASRNISVCIHVVHLM
- the LOC114382265 gene encoding pumilio homolog 6, chloroplastic-like isoform X3, with amino-acid sequence MATESPIRISEAGSKWPSLKEAATFGSPSRHMATEDLGIFLNGHRFHGSGKDAVPNRSGSAPPSMEGSFLAIENLLSQNTTRNASLGSRNRAMQKYDSGKGSFHLSQGTLATHKEESEDDLTQKLYNNLLDKASGKWHRQDAASTSSQDTNLVLEDFPHIMSPVYNKSLGVVDELIDVDTGSSSSLGPPVTTVDAVKPTIGADDVRLSSTVDSRAPVTSSSSLNSTGSMGFNVLDVTIVESQLRALNVSNLPNSESQSYEDKWKNSCQNNLMQHQQQNYPCVVPNTNSQSEKCTYVGMEQFLHNPSKFSSDVQPVLQSSGYTPPLYATAAAAYMTSANPFYTNLQALGIYSPQYIGAYPFSPTAVPPYIAAYPPHGSVPLVDGATGSSFTPQAPGISSTAGNISHGAEMMHANKFFGQFGFPLQPSFSDPIYMQYHQQPFVEGYGVSAHLLAPRASVGGQIGPFDSQKRPNSGAYLDDKKLHNQKTGANLNSNRDGLIHPGYFGHPSNLGFVPQYPSSPLCRPVLSGYPESSPGLLGGRNEMKRSPASGRNGGLLSGWQGQRAFDSAHDPKIAIFLEELKSGKGRRFELSDIIGHIVEFSTDQHGSRFIQQKLESCGVEEKELVFKEVLPHTSKLITDVFGNYVIQKFFEYGSPEQRKELANRLLGQILPLSLQMYGCRVIQKALEVIDLEQKAQLVHELDGNVMRCVRDQNGNHVIQKCIESIPTKNIDFIISAFRGQIALLSMHPYGCRVIQRVLEHCSNEVQCQFIVDEILESVFTLAQDQYGNYVTQHVLERGKPQERSQIIHKLSGHIFQLSQHKFASNVVEKCLEYGDATDRQLLIAEIVGHDKQNDNLLGSWRIPDILLHRKRKVAGLQCK